The following proteins are co-located in the Argopecten irradians isolate NY chromosome 9, Ai_NY, whole genome shotgun sequence genome:
- the LOC138331351 gene encoding serine/threonine-protein phosphatase PP1-gamma catalytic subunit B translates to MADTDKLNIDSIIARLLEVRGSRPGKNVQLTESEIRGLCLKSREIFLSQPILLELEAPLKICGDIHGQYYDLLRLFEYGGFPPESNYLFLGDYVDRGKQSLETICLLLAYKIKYPENFFLLRGNHECASINRIYGFYDECKRRYNIKLWKTFTDCFNCLPIAAIIDEKIFCCHGGLSPDLQSMEQIRRIMRPTDVPDQGLLCDLLWSDPDKETMGWGENDRGVSFTFGAEVVAKFLHKHDLDLICRAHQVVEDGYEFFAKRQLVTLFSAPNYCGEFDNAGAMMSVDETLMCSFQILKPADKKKFPYGGLNAGRPVTPPRGQPKGKKI, encoded by the exons TTCGTGGATCTCGTCCAGGCAAAAATGTTCAACTAACTGAATCTGAAATTAGGGGACTGTGTCTGAAGTCCAGGGAGATCTTTCTTAGTCAGCCAATTCTTCTAGAATTAGAAGCTCCATTGAAGATCTGTG GTGACATACATGGACAATATTATGACCTTTTGAGACTCTTCGAGTATGGAGGATTTCCCCCAGAGAGCAACTACCTCTTTCTTGGCGACTATGTGGACAGGGGGAAGCAGTCACTAGAGACGATATGTCTTCTCCTGGCTTACAAGATCAAGTACCCAGAAAACTTCTTCTTGCTTCGAGGAAACCATGAATGTGCCAGCATCAACAGAATTTATGGATTTTATGATGAAT GCAAGCGACGATATAACATAAAGTTATGGAAGACATTTACAGATTGCTTCAACTGTTTACCTATAGCAGCTATCATTGATGAAAAGATTTTCTGTTGTCATGGAG GTTTGAGTCCTGACTTACAGTCCATGGAACAGATCCGAAGGATCATGAGACCAACAGACGTACCAGATCAGGGCCTACTGTGTGATCTATTGTGGTCTGATCCGGACAAGGAGACGATGGGCTGGGGGGAGAATGATAGAGGTGTCTCGTTCACTTTTGGTGCAGAAGTGGTTGCCAAATTTCTACACAAACATGACTTGGATCTTATATGTCGAGCTCATCAG GTAGTAGAAGATGGTTATGAGTTCTTTGCAAAAAGACAACTGGTGACATTGTTTTCGGCTCCTAACTACTGCGGGGAATTTGACAATGCTGGTGCTATGATGAGTGTTGATGAAACTTTAATGTGCTCATTCCAG aTATTGAAGCCTGCAGACAAGAAAAAATTCCCGTATGGTGGACTTAACGCAGGGAGACCAGTGACACCGCCTAGAGGTCAACCTAAagggaaaaaaatatga